Sequence from the Candidatus Eisenbacteria bacterium genome:
TGCGCTGAAAGTCCGCGATCCCCTGAGCCTCGATCCGCTTCCGCTCCGCCTCGCGCTGCTCCTTCTTCAGCACGAACTCCATCTGCTGCGCCTGCTGGTCCGCGGCCAGCTTCGCTTCCACGGCCTTCGCGACCTGGTCGGGGAGCACGATGTTTCGGAGCAGGATCGCCTCCACGTTGATCCCGCGGCCCTCGAGCCGGCTTCGCAGGTCCGTCAGCATCTTCCG
This genomic interval carries:
- a CDS encoding prohibitin family protein, with product RKMLTDLRSRLEGRGINVEAILLRNIVLPDQVAKAVEAKLAADQQAQQMEFVLKKEQREAERKRIEAQGIADFQRIVTAGITPGLLTWKGIEATKALAESPNAKVIIAGGRNGLPIILNTP